A part of Gracilimonas sediminicola genomic DNA contains:
- a CDS encoding thioredoxin domain-containing protein, with translation MPNKLKDEKSPYLKQHADNPVDWYPWGEEAFQKAKEENKPVFLSIGYATCHWCHVMAHESFEDPDIAELMNEAFINVKVDREERPDIDSTYMTVCQMLTGQGGWPLTIIMTPDKEPFFAGTYIPKEARYDRIGLRQLIPGVKGMWKNEPKRVEKATAKIREGFTRSQEFESGKFPGTEAADFAAEQLAQRYDGEHGGFGSAPKFPSPHNLMFMLRQWKLTGKDRFLDMVTDTLEKMRLGGIWDHIGFGFHRYSTDQKWLLPHFEKMLYDQALLMMAYTEGWQATQNPLFKQTVYEIAEYVERDLLHPKGGFYSAEDADSEGEEGKFYVWEKSEIESLLSDDASLFTDLFNITEEGNFEDEATRQQTGKNIPHLNAVLTAEQLSWFEEIRTTLFEQRDERVHPLLDDKILTDWNGLMIAALAKAGFAFGEERFTRLAENAFQFIKENLKESDKLLHRYNDGDAAIDAMGDDYAFLTWGLIELYESTGRPEYLKKAVQLNDQFIEQFWDEDKGGFYFSIADEDQVYGRQKQIFDGAMPSSNSVAMTNLIRLSRLTGNTTLEDYADKIGRTFSADLIRSGASICHSMQAIQFLHAEAKEITLRGEFSELQEVFELLRNRFTPFKVLHWITDEHQESVAEIADYVAAQKRLDDEPTLYICRNFACDQPINNPKKMKKALG, from the coding sequence ATGCCGAATAAACTCAAAGACGAGAAAAGCCCGTACCTTAAACAACATGCTGACAATCCTGTGGATTGGTATCCCTGGGGTGAGGAAGCCTTCCAAAAAGCCAAAGAAGAGAATAAGCCCGTCTTTCTTTCCATCGGGTATGCCACCTGCCACTGGTGCCACGTAATGGCTCACGAGAGTTTTGAAGACCCGGACATTGCCGAGCTCATGAACGAGGCGTTCATCAATGTGAAAGTGGACCGGGAAGAACGGCCGGATATTGACAGCACCTATATGACGGTGTGCCAGATGCTTACCGGACAAGGCGGCTGGCCTTTGACTATTATTATGACGCCGGATAAAGAACCGTTTTTTGCCGGCACCTACATCCCAAAAGAAGCACGGTACGACAGAATTGGCCTCCGACAGCTTATTCCCGGAGTGAAGGGTATGTGGAAGAACGAGCCCAAAAGAGTGGAGAAAGCCACGGCTAAAATCCGGGAAGGATTTACCCGATCTCAGGAGTTTGAAAGTGGAAAATTCCCCGGAACCGAAGCTGCCGACTTTGCGGCCGAGCAGTTAGCCCAACGATATGATGGCGAACATGGCGGCTTTGGATCGGCCCCGAAATTTCCCAGTCCCCACAACCTGATGTTTATGCTTCGGCAGTGGAAGCTGACCGGAAAAGACCGGTTCCTGGATATGGTAACGGATACACTGGAGAAAATGCGCCTGGGCGGAATCTGGGATCATATCGGTTTTGGCTTCCACCGTTACTCCACCGATCAGAAATGGCTGCTCCCCCACTTTGAGAAAATGCTGTACGATCAGGCACTTCTGATGATGGCTTATACGGAAGGGTGGCAAGCCACTCAAAACCCGCTTTTCAAACAAACGGTTTATGAGATTGCCGAATACGTGGAACGCGACTTGCTCCATCCCAAAGGCGGGTTTTACTCCGCCGAAGATGCCGACAGTGAAGGTGAAGAAGGGAAATTTTATGTGTGGGAAAAAAGTGAAATCGAATCCCTGCTTTCTGATGACGCCTCGCTGTTTACTGACCTTTTCAATATCACCGAAGAAGGAAACTTTGAGGATGAAGCCACCAGACAGCAAACCGGCAAGAATATCCCTCACCTGAATGCAGTACTAACTGCTGAACAGCTTTCCTGGTTTGAAGAAATAAGAACCACGCTTTTTGAGCAGCGGGATGAACGGGTACATCCCCTGCTGGATGATAAAATCCTTACTGACTGGAATGGGCTAATGATAGCCGCTTTGGCAAAGGCCGGTTTCGCTTTTGGTGAAGAACGATTTACCCGCCTCGCCGAAAATGCCTTTCAGTTCATCAAAGAAAATCTTAAAGAAAGTGACAAACTGCTGCATCGTTACAATGACGGCGACGCCGCTATTGATGCTATGGGCGATGATTACGCCTTTCTGACCTGGGGGCTGATTGAGCTGTACGAATCTACCGGAAGGCCGGAATACCTCAAAAAAGCCGTGCAGCTGAATGATCAATTCATTGAGCAGTTCTGGGATGAGGACAAAGGCGGATTCTATTTTAGCATTGCGGATGAGGACCAGGTTTATGGGCGCCAGAAACAAATTTTCGATGGTGCTATGCCTTCCTCTAACTCAGTAGCCATGACGAACCTGATCCGTTTAAGCAGGCTTACCGGAAACACTACGCTGGAAGATTATGCAGATAAGATCGGCCGGACTTTCTCTGCTGATTTAATCCGATCGGGCGCAAGTATTTGTCACAGCATGCAGGCCATTCAGTTCTTACATGCAGAAGCAAAAGAGATAACACTGCGTGGCGAGTTTTCAGAATTACAGGAAGTATTTGAGCTGCTCAGAAACCGGTTCACCCCTTTCAAAGTACTGCATTGGATTACTGATGAGCATCAGGAATCGGTGGCTGAAATTGCGGACTATGTGGCTGCCCAAAAAAGACTGGATGATGAGCCTACGTTATATATATGCAGGAATTTCGCCTGCGATCAACCCATTAATAATCCGAAAAAAATGAAGAAAGCTTTGGGTTAA
- the mnmA gene encoding tRNA 2-thiouridine(34) synthase MnmA has product MSKKGRVLVAMSGGVDSSVAAVMLQEQGYEVIGITMKTWDYHRSGGNSDKETGCCTVESMNDARHIAVNHGFKHFIVDIREEFGDWVIDRFVDDYLGGRTPNPCVLCNTHIKWAALLKRADNLGCDFIATGHYAKVREENGRYVISRGHDPKKDQSYALWGVAQKHLARTIFPLGNYPKTEIRQIAEDHGLLNVANKPDSYEICFVPDDDYRRFLRDRVDGLEERVSGGKFVDKDGNIVGEHEGYPFYTIGQRRGLDLAMGKPVYVTHIDPATNTITIGEKEDLVSSTLIAGEMNLIKYDKIPEDNMEITGAIRYNDDGAIGQLTQISDNEMKVHFPAGREAITPGQAIVCYEGDDVVAGGWIKKVSVGMDDLIPA; this is encoded by the coding sequence ATGAGTAAAAAAGGCAGAGTATTAGTAGCCATGAGTGGCGGAGTCGATTCATCTGTAGCAGCTGTGATGTTGCAGGAACAAGGTTATGAAGTAATCGGCATCACCATGAAAACCTGGGATTATCACCGGAGCGGCGGAAATTCTGACAAAGAAACCGGCTGTTGTACGGTGGAGTCTATGAATGATGCGCGACACATTGCGGTGAATCATGGGTTCAAACATTTTATCGTTGATATCCGCGAGGAGTTTGGCGACTGGGTTATCGACCGTTTTGTGGATGATTACCTGGGTGGGAGAACACCAAACCCATGCGTGCTTTGTAACACGCACATTAAATGGGCGGCTTTGCTTAAAAGAGCGGATAACCTGGGCTGTGATTTTATCGCAACCGGGCACTATGCTAAAGTTCGGGAAGAAAATGGCCGCTATGTAATTTCACGGGGACACGATCCCAAAAAAGATCAGTCGTACGCTTTATGGGGAGTGGCTCAAAAACATTTGGCACGAACTATTTTCCCACTTGGAAACTATCCCAAAACTGAAATCCGGCAGATTGCTGAAGACCACGGACTGTTGAATGTAGCTAACAAGCCGGATTCGTATGAAATCTGCTTTGTACCGGATGATGATTACCGTCGCTTCCTCAGAGACCGTGTGGATGGACTCGAAGAGCGGGTGTCCGGCGGCAAGTTTGTAGATAAGGACGGAAACATCGTTGGCGAGCATGAAGGTTATCCGTTTTATACCATCGGGCAGCGGCGTGGGCTGGATTTAGCCATGGGCAAACCGGTGTATGTTACGCACATCGATCCGGCCACCAATACCATTACCATCGGTGAAAAGGAAGACCTGGTAAGCTCTACGCTTATTGCCGGGGAAATGAATCTGATCAAGTATGACAAAATTCCTGAAGACAACATGGAGATTACGGGCGCCATCCGCTACAATGATGACGGTGCGATTGGTCAGCTTACCCAAATCAGCGACAATGAAATGAAAGTTCACTTTCCGGCCGGAAGGGAAGCAATCACTCCCGGTCAAGCTATTGTGTGCTACGAAGGGGATGATGTGGTAGCCGGCGGCTGGATCAAAAAAGTGAGTGTAGGCATGGATGATTTAATTCCCGCCTGA
- a CDS encoding CHRD domain-containing protein, with the protein MKTLKQLPSFLTALCLLMFGFTSFSNAQTVFEAQLSGSNEATPITSTASGSVTATLNGNELVVEGSFDNLSSAIATEIAGGAHIHTGMAGESGAVLFPLTINADGDSQGGAFVGSENTFTLTSGQVDTLMMRGLYINIHSENYAAGELRGQLVPEADAYYRSNLSGAFEVPAAKTMASGSLVFELVEDSLFVSGSFSDLEGDFDATVAGGSHLHIAPAGSNGSIALTLDAELATDNRSGVYLASDNRFELTAKQKTALMNRSFYTNIHTTAYAGGELRGQVVPVASTTFFAQLSGSAEVPSATTDAAGSAVLEVHNDTLIVTGSFAGLESSFNAQVGSHLHVGHAGENGGVAITLDADVNTELTAATYSATNNEYTLTAEQKTALFARNMYVNVHSVENPAGEIRGQVMGDAAAYFHTNLSGVHEVQPIMSDAFGAAAVEYMSNGNIMVSGGFEGLSSSAIEIAGTSGHLHSGSVDANGGVAFGLDITLSENDTAGTIIPSDNMFSLSSEQQTTLFEEGIYVNVHSENFNGGELRGQVLFSSNFTPSAPMLTGPADDVTLSLDGEASTAFEATWEAATDSNGNELAYIWQLSTDAAFSNVVVNANVGASTTFETTFGALDTLLADLGIDVGASTTVYHRVIATDGSDEATSEPRSANVERGTVTSNEDTFSGTPEQFELGQNYPNPFNPTTSINFSLAEAGQASLTVYNMLGQEVAVVANERFTAGEHSVNFDASALASGIYIYRLQANGQTLTKQMTLIK; encoded by the coding sequence ATGAAGACGCTAAAACAGTTACCATCTTTTTTAACTGCTTTGTGTTTACTGATGTTTGGATTTACCTCCTTCTCAAACGCACAAACAGTATTTGAAGCACAACTAAGCGGAAGTAACGAAGCCACCCCTATTACTTCCACGGCCAGCGGTTCTGTAACCGCAACGCTGAACGGGAATGAACTGGTTGTAGAAGGCTCGTTCGATAACCTGAGCAGTGCCATAGCAACCGAAATTGCCGGTGGAGCTCATATCCATACCGGAATGGCGGGAGAAAGCGGCGCAGTACTTTTCCCACTAACTATAAACGCTGACGGAGACAGCCAGGGCGGAGCTTTTGTAGGTTCTGAAAACACCTTTACATTGACTTCCGGACAGGTTGATACCCTGATGATGCGTGGATTGTACATCAACATTCACTCCGAGAATTATGCCGCCGGAGAACTACGCGGACAACTTGTACCCGAAGCCGATGCTTACTATCGGTCTAATCTCTCCGGTGCTTTTGAAGTACCGGCTGCCAAAACTATGGCCAGCGGTTCCTTAGTATTTGAACTGGTTGAAGATTCTTTATTCGTATCCGGTTCTTTCTCCGACCTTGAAGGAGATTTTGATGCTACTGTTGCCGGAGGTTCTCACCTTCACATTGCCCCCGCAGGGTCTAATGGCAGCATTGCTCTTACACTGGATGCAGAGTTAGCCACGGATAATCGTTCCGGTGTTTACCTGGCTTCCGACAACCGGTTTGAACTTACCGCTAAGCAAAAAACAGCACTGATGAACCGTAGTTTCTACACCAACATCCATACCACAGCGTATGCAGGTGGAGAATTACGCGGTCAAGTAGTTCCGGTTGCTTCCACTACCTTTTTTGCACAGCTTTCAGGAAGTGCGGAGGTTCCATCAGCTACTACTGATGCTGCCGGATCTGCCGTATTGGAAGTACATAACGATACGCTAATTGTAACCGGTTCTTTTGCCGGATTGGAATCCTCCTTTAATGCACAAGTGGGATCTCATCTTCATGTAGGCCATGCCGGAGAAAATGGCGGCGTAGCCATCACCCTGGATGCGGACGTAAATACAGAACTTACGGCAGCTACCTATTCTGCAACGAACAACGAATACACTTTGACTGCTGAGCAGAAAACAGCTTTATTTGCACGCAATATGTATGTAAATGTGCATAGCGTTGAGAATCCTGCCGGAGAAATCCGCGGACAAGTGATGGGAGATGCAGCTGCATACTTTCATACCAATCTGTCCGGCGTACATGAAGTTCAGCCTATTATGAGTGATGCTTTCGGCGCTGCCGCTGTAGAGTACATGAGCAATGGCAACATCATGGTTAGTGGTGGATTTGAAGGATTAAGCAGCTCAGCTATTGAAATTGCCGGTACCAGTGGTCACTTACACTCAGGCAGTGTTGACGCCAACGGTGGAGTAGCTTTTGGATTGGATATTACCCTGAGTGAAAATGATACCGCAGGAACCATAATTCCCTCCGACAACATGTTTTCGTTGTCTTCCGAGCAACAAACCACACTTTTTGAAGAAGGCATATACGTAAATGTACACTCCGAAAATTTCAATGGTGGAGAGTTAAGAGGACAAGTTCTGTTTTCTTCCAACTTCACTCCATCGGCTCCGATGCTTACCGGACCCGCGGATGATGTAACGCTTTCTCTTGATGGTGAAGCATCCACCGCTTTTGAAGCCACCTGGGAAGCTGCTACCGATAGTAACGGAAATGAGCTGGCTTACATCTGGCAGCTATCTACGGATGCGGCATTCAGCAATGTTGTTGTAAACGCCAATGTTGGTGCTTCTACAACTTTTGAAACCACATTCGGCGCTCTGGATACGCTTCTTGCCGATCTTGGAATTGATGTAGGTGCTTCAACAACCGTGTACCACCGCGTGATTGCCACCGATGGCAGCGACGAAGCGACCAGTGAACCACGTTCTGCAAATGTTGAACGAGGAACGGTAACGTCCAATGAAGATACATTCTCCGGAACCCCCGAGCAGTTTGAACTGGGACAAAACTACCCGAATCCGTTCAACCCAACTACAAGCATTAACTTCTCCCTTGCTGAAGCAGGCCAGGCTTCCCTGACTGTTTATAACATGCTGGGACAAGAAGTAGCCGTAGTTGCCAATGAACGCTTCACTGCCGGTGAGCATTCCGTGAACTTTGATGCCAGTGCATTAGCATCCGGTATTTACATTTACCGCTTACAGGCAAATGGACAGACACTGACCAAGCAAATGACACTTATTAAATAA
- a CDS encoding ATP-binding protein, which yields MKLLQTLTLQSTYEEVERVEHMLAALQEELGFNDEFYARLMLTVSEAATNGILHGNKLDESKIVTIKAYKDDSKLIFDSKDQGEGFDPESIPDPLAEENLLKTSGRGVFLMEEYADEVSYSENGTRLKLVFTLPE from the coding sequence ATGAAATTACTACAGACCCTTACCCTACAGTCAACGTACGAGGAAGTTGAAAGAGTGGAGCATATGCTTGCTGCTCTTCAGGAAGAACTCGGCTTTAATGATGAATTTTATGCCCGCCTGATGCTTACCGTTTCGGAAGCAGCCACCAATGGTATTCTGCACGGTAACAAATTGGATGAATCCAAGATCGTGACCATTAAGGCCTACAAGGACGATAGTAAGCTTATCTTTGATTCAAAAGATCAAGGGGAAGGTTTTGATCCGGAATCTATTCCCGATCCCCTGGCTGAGGAAAATTTACTAAAAACCAGCGGCCGTGGTGTTTTCCTGATGGAAGAATATGCCGATGAAGTTTCCTATTCCGAGAATGGAACACGGTTGAAACTGGTCTTTACTTTGCCGGAGTGA
- a CDS encoding methylglyoxal synthase: protein MKPKKNIALIAHDHRKADLLDWAEYNRDHLSEHNLFGTGTTGSLVSDKLDLPVFTFKSGPLGGDLQIGTAIVQNEIDVMIFFWDPLQAQPHDVDVKALQRISIVYNIPMACNRSSADFLITSPLMKTKYDRFIVDYSQRFKKDYHAE from the coding sequence ATGAAACCCAAAAAGAATATTGCGCTGATTGCCCACGATCACCGTAAAGCGGATTTACTGGACTGGGCCGAATACAACCGCGATCACCTTTCCGAACATAACCTGTTTGGTACCGGAACTACCGGTTCACTGGTCTCTGATAAATTAGACCTGCCGGTTTTTACTTTTAAAAGTGGCCCTCTCGGGGGCGACCTTCAGATTGGTACTGCTATCGTTCAGAATGAAATTGATGTCATGATCTTTTTCTGGGACCCGCTGCAGGCCCAACCGCACGATGTGGATGTAAAGGCCCTCCAGCGTATCAGTATTGTGTATAACATCCCGATGGCCTGTAACCGGTCTTCGGCCGACTTCCTTATCACTTCACCCCTAATGAAAACGAAATACGATCGATTTATCGTTGACTACAGTCAGCGATTCAAAAAAGATTATCATGCCGAATAA
- a CDS encoding HNH endonuclease: protein MKLIFLEKAELLHDDPEKEVRTPRESFQFPSVIRLRNYIRVPYTKIVLSRRNVMRRDDFTCQYCGKKSDLTIDHIIPKSRGGKDTWENLTTACDKCNVHKGNRTPKEARMPLKKKPYRPIPITFFRDSNGGVQEPWKPYLYMT from the coding sequence ATGAAACTGATCTTCCTTGAAAAAGCGGAACTGCTTCATGACGATCCGGAGAAAGAGGTGCGTACTCCCCGCGAGTCTTTCCAGTTCCCTTCTGTAATCAGATTGCGAAACTATATCCGGGTTCCTTACACTAAAATTGTGCTTTCCAGAAGAAATGTAATGCGCAGGGATGATTTCACCTGTCAGTACTGCGGGAAAAAGTCAGATCTTACCATCGATCATATCATCCCGAAAAGCCGGGGTGGTAAAGATACCTGGGAAAACCTGACCACCGCCTGTGATAAATGTAACGTACATAAAGGAAACCGCACGCCGAAAGAAGCCCGTATGCCGCTGAAGAAGAAACCGTACCGCCCGATCCCAATCACCTTCTTCCGCGACTCCAACGGCGGCGTTCAAGAGCCCTGGAAACCCTATTTGTATATGACATAA
- a CDS encoding Glu/Leu/Phe/Val family dehydrogenase, producing the protein MSTKDSIASGYYKEPVPHIAHDSPFASMMERFRFAAEILDLDEGVFKYLSSPEKVVMVSIPVTMDDGRIEVFEGYRVIHNSILGPSKGGIRYSEDVTIDEVKALAAWMTWKCAVVNVPFGGAKGGVRVNPKNLSQAELERLTRRYTANMLDVFGPDRDIPAPDMNTNEQVMAWIMDTYSMKQKKTENAVVTGKPIILGGSKGRKEATGRGVVTCTLAALGKLRISPSNTTVVVQGFGNVGSVSAQLMYEQGAEVIAISDISGGYYNKNGIDIEEAIRYSQTHGNSLEGFDGAEPISNQDLLELECDVLIPAAKEDQINKENASRIKAKIIAEGANGPVTANADKLLEENGIMVIPDILANAGGVTVSYFEWVQDRHGYFWTEERVNRRLNRMMRESFDNLFMVSEKYSITLRQAAYVYAIDRVATTLKLRGIYA; encoded by the coding sequence ATGTCCACAAAAGACTCTATTGCCAGCGGTTATTACAAAGAACCGGTTCCTCATATTGCACACGACTCCCCCTTTGCTTCCATGATGGAGCGCTTTCGGTTCGCAGCGGAAATTCTCGATTTAGATGAGGGTGTTTTTAAATATTTATCCAGTCCCGAAAAGGTGGTCATGGTTTCCATCCCGGTAACCATGGACGACGGGCGCATCGAAGTGTTTGAAGGGTACCGCGTAATTCATAACAGTATTCTTGGCCCATCCAAAGGTGGAATCCGGTATTCTGAAGACGTCACCATTGATGAGGTAAAAGCTCTCGCAGCCTGGATGACCTGGAAATGTGCCGTCGTCAATGTTCCCTTTGGCGGAGCAAAAGGCGGCGTTCGGGTAAACCCAAAGAACTTATCCCAGGCTGAACTGGAGCGACTTACCCGACGGTACACCGCCAACATGCTGGATGTTTTTGGACCCGATCGTGACATCCCCGCCCCGGATATGAACACCAATGAGCAGGTGATGGCGTGGATCATGGACACCTACAGCATGAAACAAAAGAAAACAGAAAATGCTGTTGTTACCGGAAAGCCCATTATTCTCGGGGGCTCAAAAGGGCGAAAAGAAGCAACCGGCCGCGGGGTGGTAACCTGTACACTTGCGGCTTTAGGTAAACTTCGCATTTCCCCAAGCAACACAACCGTTGTAGTTCAGGGATTCGGAAATGTGGGTTCTGTTTCTGCACAGCTTATGTATGAGCAAGGAGCTGAAGTAATTGCTATCAGCGATATCAGCGGCGGTTATTACAACAAGAATGGTATCGACATTGAAGAAGCTATTCGCTATTCCCAAACGCACGGAAATTCGCTGGAAGGTTTTGACGGAGCTGAGCCCATCAGCAATCAGGATCTGCTTGAACTTGAATGTGATGTATTGATTCCTGCTGCTAAAGAAGATCAGATTAACAAAGAAAATGCTTCCAGGATCAAAGCCAAGATAATAGCAGAAGGCGCTAACGGTCCTGTTACCGCCAATGCCGATAAATTACTGGAAGAGAATGGGATTATGGTCATTCCTGACATCCTTGCAAATGCAGGCGGTGTAACGGTTTCCTATTTTGAATGGGTGCAGGATCGGCACGGTTATTTCTGGACGGAAGAGCGCGTAAACCGCCGCCTGAATCGCATGATGAGAGAATCGTTTGACAACTTGTTTATGGTGAGTGAAAAGTATAGTATTACGCTCCGTCAAGCGGCTTACGTGTATGCCATCGACCGGGTGGCCACGACGCTGAAACTGCGTGGTATATATGCTTAA
- a CDS encoding anti-sigma factor translates to MSNDNNRFTELCTGHVLNALSDSEEKEFQRLLAEADEAQLTLYDELKAVAAEMATLAPAEQPSLSVKESIMQMATGVADNQSSKRTQAPVHIMRWYRAAVAASFIFIFTSIGLLFYSQSLEEDMRGQSQTIAQQETTIELLESEVQRKEELLTILEAREVDLVMMAGMENTNPNGYGKVVWDKQGGRALLQVANMPVVPSDKDYQLWFIVNGQPISAGVFAVDDPQRDNFFKIEQLQSDAREGAFAITMEPKGGVPQPTGDMYLLGNM, encoded by the coding sequence ATGAGCAACGACAATAACAGATTTACCGAGCTTTGTACGGGGCACGTGCTCAATGCGTTGAGCGATAGTGAAGAAAAGGAATTTCAGCGCTTGTTGGCTGAAGCCGATGAAGCCCAACTTACCCTTTATGATGAATTAAAAGCAGTAGCTGCCGAAATGGCTACGCTTGCCCCGGCTGAGCAGCCTTCCCTCTCCGTAAAAGAGAGCATTATGCAAATGGCAACCGGAGTGGCTGACAATCAATCGTCAAAGAGAACACAAGCCCCTGTCCATATTATGAGATGGTACCGGGCAGCTGTAGCAGCTTCCTTCATCTTTATCTTTACGTCTATTGGATTGTTGTTTTACTCGCAATCTCTGGAAGAAGACATGCGGGGCCAGTCTCAAACTATAGCTCAGCAAGAAACTACTATAGAGTTACTTGAAAGCGAAGTACAGCGGAAAGAAGAGCTGCTTACTATCCTTGAAGCCCGCGAAGTGGACCTCGTAATGATGGCCGGCATGGAAAACACCAACCCAAATGGTTATGGAAAAGTAGTTTGGGATAAACAAGGCGGCCGTGCCCTGCTTCAGGTAGCCAACATGCCGGTGGTTCCCAGCGATAAGGATTATCAGCTATGGTTTATCGTGAACGGCCAGCCTATCAGTGCCGGAGTATTTGCGGTTGATGACCCGCAACGGGATAACTTCTTCAAGATCGAGCAGCTGCAAAGCGATGCCCGAGAAGGTGCCTTTGCCATTACCATGGAACCTAAAGGTGGTGTACCACAGCCTACCGGCGATATGTACCTGCTTGGCAATATGTAA
- a CDS encoding DUF4412 domain-containing protein, with product MKTRRLFVTALFLFAILFSSAAYAQFEGHITMNLYGEDNGQKEVSELNLYATADRIMIKGEESLEVMGKVSAGGLLIRNDMKDFIIMTEKDKALQATKTGIESLVEMLFSWSGESESSSSDTPEAEYEYTDRTKTILGYETTELIIRSTDDPENYLSVWLTPGIDINWGMLAEPWKGMPKDIDKELNGMSQDVIFKGKNFPLMIEVVEGDERKVVMDVKNVNRSSIAKAMVEVPSGVQLISLQEYIFSMMME from the coding sequence ATGAAAACAAGACGACTATTTGTTACTGCATTATTTTTATTTGCCATTCTTTTCTCCTCAGCTGCTTATGCTCAGTTTGAAGGGCATATTACCATGAACCTTTATGGGGAGGACAACGGACAGAAAGAGGTGAGTGAACTGAATCTTTACGCTACTGCTGATCGCATCATGATTAAAGGAGAGGAAAGCCTGGAAGTGATGGGCAAAGTAAGTGCCGGCGGATTGCTGATCAGAAATGATATGAAAGACTTTATCATCATGACGGAGAAAGATAAAGCCCTGCAGGCAACTAAAACCGGAATAGAATCTCTTGTTGAAATGCTGTTCAGCTGGTCCGGAGAATCGGAAAGCTCTTCATCGGATACCCCTGAAGCCGAATATGAGTACACTGACCGTACCAAAACTATTCTGGGGTACGAAACAACAGAACTGATCATCAGAAGTACAGATGACCCTGAAAACTACCTTTCCGTGTGGCTGACTCCCGGAATCGACATCAACTGGGGAATGCTTGCTGAGCCGTGGAAAGGAATGCCGAAAGACATTGACAAAGAACTAAATGGCATGTCTCAGGATGTGATCTTTAAAGGCAAAAACTTCCCCCTGATGATTGAAGTGGTTGAAGGAGATGAGCGTAAGGTTGTAATGGATGTGAAAAATGTAAACCGATCGAGCATTGCCAAAGCCATGGTGGAAGTTCCATCCGGCGTTCAGCTAATAAGCCTGCAGGAATACATTTTCAGCATGATGATGGAATAA
- a CDS encoding sigma-70 family RNA polymerase sigma factor, translating into MLFFILSTIGKVLTKDEERDRDIMARIKARDASALSELYDQYNRLLFGLILSILKKREEAEDTLQEVFTQIWEKAEQFDLERGTVYTWIVSLTRNKSIDRLRSKVYKEQKKQSTSLDNEDVFYPLYSDETDPLENTILTDRAKKLRDALDQISDKQRKVLQVAYFNGMSQSEIADEYDIPLGTVKTRMRDGMIKLRELLAKEIEL; encoded by the coding sequence ATGCTATTTTTTATTTTATCTACGATTGGTAAAGTCCTGACAAAGGACGAGGAAAGGGACCGGGACATTATGGCTCGCATTAAGGCGCGGGACGCTTCTGCCCTCTCCGAATTGTATGATCAATATAACAGACTGTTGTTTGGCCTGATTCTATCCATCCTCAAAAAAAGAGAGGAAGCGGAAGATACGCTTCAGGAAGTGTTTACACAGATCTGGGAAAAAGCTGAACAGTTTGATTTGGAACGAGGAACTGTGTACACCTGGATTGTTTCCTTAACCCGAAATAAATCGATTGACCGGTTACGGTCCAAGGTTTATAAGGAACAGAAGAAACAATCAACCAGCCTGGATAATGAGGACGTTTTTTATCCGCTGTATTCAGATGAAACAGATCCGTTGGAAAACACCATATTAACCGATCGCGCAAAAAAATTGCGGGATGCGTTGGACCAAATATCTGACAAACAAAGGAAGGTATTACAAGTGGCTTATTTTAACGGGATGAGCCAAAGTGAAATCGCAGACGAATACGACATCCCTCTCGGCACTGTTAAAACACGAATGAGAGACGGTATGATAAAATTAAGAGAGCTTTTAGCGAAGGAAATAGAATTATGA